One region of Polaromonas hydrogenivorans genomic DNA includes:
- a CDS encoding IS6 family transposase, translating into MLATKGMRFPIDVILVCIRWYAAYPLSYRHLEEMMEERGVFVDHSSINRWAIRFLPLLEKVFRKHKRAVGGSWRMDETYIKVKGAWKYLYRAVDKEGKTVDFLLTARRDKAAALRFFEKAMKANGVPEKVTMDKSGANKAAMDEINARGETPVIVRQVKYLNNIVEQDHRAVKRVTKPMLNFKSFRSAKNVLAGIELMHMIPRGSERLRRCFQRSR; encoded by the coding sequence ATGCTGGCAACCAAAGGGATGCGATTTCCAATTGACGTGATTCTGGTATGCATCCGTTGGTACGCGGCTTATCCGTTGAGTTACCGCCATCTCGAGGAAATGATGGAGGAACGCGGCGTGTTTGTCGACCATTCCTCGATCAATCGCTGGGCAATCCGGTTTCTGCCCTTGCTTGAGAAAGTGTTCCGCAAGCACAAGCGCGCGGTGGGCGGCAGCTGGCGGATGGACGAAACCTATATCAAGGTCAAGGGCGCCTGGAAATATCTCTACCGCGCGGTGGACAAGGAAGGCAAGACAGTCGACTTCCTGCTGACGGCCAGGCGCGACAAGGCCGCAGCCCTGCGGTTCTTTGAAAAAGCCATGAAGGCCAACGGTGTTCCCGAGAAGGTCACGATGGACAAGAGCGGCGCCAACAAGGCGGCCATGGATGAGATCAATGCCCGAGGTGAAACACCGGTCATCGTGCGACAAGTGAAGTACCTCAACAACATCGTGGAGCAGGACCATCGCGCTGTCAAACGGGTCACCAAACCGATGCTCAACTTCAAGTCATTTCGATCGGCCAAAAATGTCCTGGCCGGCATCGAACTCATGCACATGATCCCGAGGGGATCAGAACGGCTGCGTAGGTGCTTCCAACGTTCCAGATGA